GATGGCACAGTGGATGCTGCTGATTAGATCAAGCACATTTGAGCACATTTCGGCCTTGGCGGGCTTGGCAGGGACCGCCCAGCCAATGGGGGGGTGCATAATCAGCCCTAATCTGCTCAATTGGTGGGGCTGGCTGTTCTCAGATTGATGATGCCATGGATCCAGTCAGGTCCACCGATGGATGCAGAAGAATGAATATAACCTGGTCCGCTGTCTGTCAGTCTGTCACTGTCATCTGTCAATGTCACTCACAACGCCATGAAGCGACACATCCAGGACTTCAGTCAGGACTCCGAGCTGGAGTTCCACTGGGGTTATGCCTCCCGCCAGGTCCCCTGCACCAGCGATGCCGGAGCCTGTGCCTATCTCGATGCTGTCTACCATGAGCACGACCTCGGGATGATTTATACCTTCATTCTTTGGGCGGTGATCTGCGGAGGCTTATTTCTGTGGGCGCTGGGACGACATCTCTTCCCTCTTGCTCGGGTGGCCGGTCCCTCCAAGGAGCAGGTCGCTGAAGGCTCTCGTCCACGACAGAATGCCTGGCACCGACTGGGGACTGCCATCAGGGCCTTCAGTCGACGACATCTGCTTCCTGAGAGCGTGACGACTGTCTTCGGGCATACAACCCGCCTGCAGATCCTGATCCTCACCATCTTAGTCGCATACCTCACTGTCTTCACCTTCGTCGGAATCACATACAAAGTCTGGTACAGCCCAGTCTCCGGCTCGCCGGGGGTCTACAACACCAGGACCGGTCTGGGACCCTGGTCTGACCGTATCGGCATCCTTGCCTTTGCATTGACGCCGCTGTCTGTTCTTCTGTCAAGCCGCGAATCCCTCCTATCTCTCATCACCGGCGTCCCCTACCACCACTTCATGTTCCTGCACCGCTGGACCGGCTATATCATCTACATCCAATCCGCCCTCCACACAATCGGCTGGACCATCATCGAGGGCAAGCTCTaccagccccagccctcTGCCTGGAACGAATGGGTTGCCCAGCCGTACATCATCTGGggcatcgtcgccatgatCCTGCTCTCGGTGATGGTCGCCGGCAGCACAAAATGGGGCATCCGCCTGACAGGATACGAATTCTTCCGCAAATCGCACTACGTCCTCGCCATGATCTACATCGGCGCCTGCTGGGGCCACTGGCAGCAACTCTACTGCTGGATGATTGCGTCTCTGATCGTATGGTTCCTCGACCGCGGCATCCGGCTCGTCCGCACCTTCACGCTCCACCACTTCAACACCCCCAATACATCCCACTCCTTCGGCATGCACGTCCCCAACGCCCGCATGACGCTCTTCCAGCGCGCCCACGACGGCGACATCATCCGCCTCGACTTCGAACACAACCACGACGAGTGGAAAATCGGCCAacacttcttcctctgcttTCCCGACGTCAGTCTCTGGCAAAGCCAC
This is a stretch of genomic DNA from Aspergillus puulaauensis MK2 DNA, chromosome 8, nearly complete sequence. It encodes these proteins:
- a CDS encoding ferric reductase family protein (COG:P,Q;~EggNog:ENOG410PJDJ;~InterPro:IPR017938,IPR017927,IPR013130,IPR013121, IPR039261,IPR013112;~PFAM:PF08022,PF01794,PF08030;~TransMembrane:7 (o47-67i128-151o171-189i210-232o252-275i287-318o458-479i);~go_function: GO:0016491 - oxidoreductase activity [Evidence IEA];~go_process: GO:0055114 - oxidation-reduction process [Evidence IEA]), whose translation is MKRHIQDFSQDSELEFHWGYASRQVPCTSDAGACAYLDAVYHEHDLGMIYTFILWAVICGGLFLWALGRHLFPLARVAGPSKEQVAEGSRPRQNAWHRLGTAIRAFSRRHLLPESVTTVFGHTTRLQILILTILVAYLTVFTFVGITYKVWYSPVSGSPGVYNTRTGLGPWSDRIGILAFALTPLSVLLSSRESLLSLITGVPYHHFMFLHRWTGYIIYIQSALHTIGWTIIEGKLYQPQPSAWNEWVAQPYIIWGIVAMILLSVMVAGSTKWGIRLTGYEFFRKSHYVLAMIYIGACWGHWQQLYCWMIASLIVWFLDRGIRLVRTFTLHHFNTPNTSHSFGMHVPNARMTLFQRAHDGDIIRLDFEHNHDEWKIGQHFFLCFPDVSLWQSHPMTPCNLPGQSTTGQNHTYIIRSRKGITKQLAQTATSPTPNTSVLLSGPYGQSILTNDFYTQDDINVFCVAGGTGVTFVLPALLALTSQSRACQRRGLLEFAWVIRRKDDLKWIEPELNTLKEAAASVSNFRIRVFVTRGTHDKDATPSTAPPLEESKEVIVDQSSSRSSSPLRTNMKEDTFAIHEPSSSAASLSSGNTQHPALGTQLAEFVDRTVSGPTRVIASGPLSMVRDLRSAVAECNKPGAVWKGEERFDVQLLHDDRLEY